One genomic window of Aquisalimonas sp. 2447 includes the following:
- a CDS encoding YaiI/YqxD family protein translates to MQIWVDADACPVVIREILFKAAARTQTTTTLVANQPIRVPPSPWIRSMQVASGFDVADNEIVQRVASGDLVVTGDIPLAAEVIEKGAVALSPRGELHTRENIRSRLNMRDFMDTMRASGIDTGGAPAMSKSDRQQFANHLDRILARRADNAN, encoded by the coding sequence ATGCAGATCTGGGTGGATGCGGATGCCTGTCCGGTGGTGATCCGGGAAATCCTGTTCAAGGCGGCGGCGCGCACGCAAACGACCACAACGCTGGTGGCGAACCAGCCGATTCGCGTCCCGCCGTCGCCCTGGATCCGCTCCATGCAGGTGGCGTCCGGCTTCGATGTCGCCGATAACGAGATTGTCCAGCGGGTTGCCTCCGGCGATCTGGTGGTCACGGGTGACATCCCGCTGGCCGCCGAGGTCATTGAGAAGGGCGCCGTGGCTCTGAGTCCGCGGGGCGAGCTACATACCCGGGAGAACATCCGCTCGCGCCTGAACATGCGAGATTTCATGGACACCATGCGCGCCAGCGGCATTGACACCGGGGGCGCGCCCGCCATGAGCAAGAGCGATCGCCAGCAGTTTGCCAATCACCTGGACCGCATCCTGGCACGCCGTGCCGATAACGCTAACTGA
- a CDS encoding histone deacetylase translates to MTGDRDVLVVRDDRMLEHKPQASDPYLPGRLEKRVREILSGLQVQWNYPEHPGRLSAINEILERTPIPGVRFRQGRAASEDELARVHTTSYLREINALRGKHAWLDVDTTAVSPGSLEAAEVAAGSAVMAVEAVMRGEAQTAFALCRPPGHHAEPARARGFCLFNNVAVAAAHALEELGAERVLIVDWDAHHGNGTQDIFWASPHVLFFDTHRGSPFYPGSGLLDEIGAGLGEGYTVNVPLPAGAGDQAVIKAFEDILVPAADWFAPDLVLVSAGFDPHRLDLCLNMSHEGLARLATITREIAERHCHGRLALVLEGGYHLDSLSNGVHTVLRTLAGEDIPVPPEPGIQEVAEAAAFHRNAFGGE, encoded by the coding sequence GTGACTGGCGATCGTGACGTGCTGGTGGTCCGTGATGACCGCATGCTGGAACACAAGCCCCAGGCGAGCGATCCGTACCTGCCGGGGCGCCTGGAAAAGCGAGTGCGGGAGATTCTCTCGGGGCTGCAGGTGCAGTGGAATTACCCGGAGCACCCGGGACGGCTGAGCGCCATCAACGAAATCCTCGAGCGCACCCCCATCCCCGGGGTGCGCTTCCGGCAGGGTCGTGCGGCAAGTGAGGACGAACTCGCGCGCGTGCACACTACCTCCTACCTGCGGGAAATCAACGCCCTGCGCGGCAAACATGCCTGGTTGGACGTGGACACCACCGCGGTCTCTCCGGGCAGTCTGGAGGCTGCGGAGGTCGCCGCCGGCTCCGCGGTCATGGCCGTGGAAGCGGTCATGCGCGGCGAAGCCCAGACCGCGTTCGCCCTGTGCCGGCCACCGGGTCACCATGCCGAGCCCGCCCGCGCCCGCGGTTTCTGCCTGTTCAACAATGTGGCGGTCGCTGCCGCACATGCGCTGGAGGAGCTGGGTGCTGAGCGTGTGCTGATCGTGGACTGGGACGCCCACCACGGCAACGGCACCCAGGATATTTTCTGGGCATCGCCCCATGTATTGTTCTTCGATACCCACCGCGGCAGCCCGTTCTATCCTGGCTCCGGCTTGCTGGACGAGATAGGCGCCGGCCTCGGGGAAGGCTACACCGTCAATGTCCCTCTGCCCGCCGGCGCCGGGGATCAGGCAGTGATCAAGGCCTTCGAGGACATACTGGTGCCGGCGGCGGACTGGTTCGCCCCGGATCTGGTCCTGGTCTCCGCCGGCTTCGACCCGCACCGGCTGGACCTGTGCCTGAACATGAGCCACGAGGGCCTTGCCCGCCTGGCCACCATCACCCGGGAAATCGCCGAGCGCCATTGCCACGGACGCCTGGCTCTGGTGCTGGAAGGCGGCTATCACCTGGATTCCCTCTCCAATGGCGTGCACACGGTCCTGCGGACGCTGGCGGGGGAGGACATTCCTGTGCCGCCGGAGCCGGGA
- a CDS encoding Rrf2 family transcriptional regulator, translated as MELTYHTDYSLRVLMFAGAHRERRVTMREISAAYAISLEHLRKVVHRLAQKGFLATAKGRAGGLTLARPAEEIRIGDVVVAMEDSLAIVDCSRQPCPLCGGCSLKTVFDSARQAFVDQLNTFTLAHLLDNTDTFGELQRLGQSA; from the coding sequence ATGGAACTCACTTACCATACCGACTACAGCCTGCGTGTGTTGATGTTTGCCGGCGCCCACCGGGAGCGGCGGGTGACCATGCGGGAGATTTCCGCCGCTTATGCCATCTCGCTGGAGCACTTGCGCAAAGTGGTGCATCGGCTGGCACAGAAGGGTTTTCTCGCCACCGCCAAGGGGCGGGCAGGGGGGCTGACTCTGGCGCGGCCAGCAGAGGAGATCCGCATCGGCGACGTGGTGGTGGCCATGGAAGACTCCCTGGCCATTGTTGACTGCAGTCGACAGCCATGTCCGCTGTGCGGCGGTTGTTCTCTCAAGACAGTGTTCGACAGCGCCCGGCAGGCCTTCGTCGATCAGCTCAACACCTTCACTCTCGCGCATCTGCTGGACAACACCGATACATTTGGCGAGCTCCAGCGTCTCGGCCAGTCGGCCTGA
- a CDS encoding 5-formyltetrahydrofolate cyclo-ligase → MSEESIQERKRRLRETALAGRDRLPADAHRAASDRIREQVLRLPDIAEARTVFVFVSFGSEVDTHGLIDSLLARGQQVAVPRIMDATTIRAVPMDSWDDLAPGKWGILAPLRDDPAPGPFDAAIIPGVAFTESRQRIGHGRGYYDRWLEANPVGSSIALAFELQLVPELPVEPHDRSVDRIVTEDRVISR, encoded by the coding sequence ATGTCCGAAGAAAGCATTCAGGAACGCAAACGGCGTCTGCGGGAAACCGCGCTTGCAGGCCGCGATCGGCTGCCCGCCGATGCCCACCGCGCTGCCAGCGACCGGATCCGTGAGCAGGTACTTCGACTCCCTGATATCGCGGAAGCGCGCACCGTGTTCGTGTTCGTCTCCTTCGGCAGCGAGGTGGATACCCACGGCCTCATCGACAGCCTCCTGGCCCGCGGCCAGCAGGTGGCCGTTCCCCGCATCATGGACGCCACCACCATTCGTGCCGTGCCCATGGACAGCTGGGATGACCTCGCCCCGGGCAAGTGGGGAATTCTCGCGCCGCTACGCGACGATCCGGCACCCGGCCCCTTCGATGCAGCCATCATCCCCGGGGTCGCCTTCACCGAGAGCCGGCAACGGATCGGTCACGGGCGAGGCTACTACGACCGCTGGCTGGAGGCGAACCCGGTGGGGTCCAGCATCGCCCTCGCCTTCGAGCTGCAGCTGGTCCCGGAGTTGCCCGTGGAACCGCACGACCGGTCCGTGGACAGGATCGTCACCGAAGACCGCGTGATCAGTCGCTGA
- a CDS encoding DUF2249 domain-containing protein, with protein MAHTVPKSALEHQYTAVLDLRVHDPRERLPLLELTLGALTPGEDLLLVTDAEPERLRGHIHERYAGVYTWEQLESGPVLWRARLLRLSPDNPA; from the coding sequence ATGGCACACACTGTGCCGAAGTCGGCGCTGGAGCACCAGTATACGGCGGTGCTCGATCTGCGTGTCCACGATCCGCGGGAGCGGCTGCCGCTGCTGGAACTCACCCTGGGCGCCCTGACCCCTGGCGAGGACCTGCTGCTGGTGACCGATGCCGAGCCCGAGAGGCTGCGTGGTCACATCCATGAGCGCTACGCTGGAGTGTACACCTGGGAACAGCTTGAGTCCGGGCCGGTGCTCTGGCGGGCGCGACTGTTACGACTCTCGCCCGATAATCCGGCCTGA
- a CDS encoding exonuclease domain-containing protein → MNPRQQVTLVTFALAALSGVIIGGTVYAMAPADAAMGLASAAGVLAAAMMVVAGVLVDRLIMRPSRKLVRGIRAMLESRSPEQGIAMPRYHALGSLPAATEEFAQALKASRREIRQATEAATARVEEQKTWLEVILQSLSEGVVVCNRQQQILLYNNAAVSILGQPEAIGLGRPLFNILSRAPVEHTLERLERHHANGASAASELTAPFVCSSLDAGQMLHARVALILDNNGAISGHLITLVDISDDVALLARGDAIRLALTRELRGVVGNLLAAAETLHGYPDMGPDERRSFDDVILRESETLSRRIQELGQEISGQLLGRWPMADVHVSDLASCVQRRLEDTPELQLQLVGMPLWLHGDSLSLMQMLDCLVRRVHQETAAREFDLEALLADKAVYLDLRWQGAPLSADIIEDWLNTPCDDEASGQRMREVLERHDCEPWSQTSREAGQALVRLPLPAPNRPQFLPEPERLPARPEFYDFGLMRKHAGDEELAATPLRELSFVVFDCEMTGLDPMGGDEIISIAGVRVVKHRVLTGETFERLVNPGRSIPEDSIRFHGITEDQVQDKPAIQVVLPQFKQFVGDAVMVAHNAAFDMKFISLKQEESGVEFDNPLLDTLLLSHMLDGDEEDHSLDALCQRYGITVTGRHTALGDTLATAELLVRLIDRLEAKGLDTWGEAMRASNMAAQIRQRSAIVHASMSG, encoded by the coding sequence ATGAACCCGCGCCAGCAAGTCACCCTGGTCACCTTTGCGCTCGCCGCGCTGAGCGGCGTGATCATCGGCGGCACGGTCTACGCCATGGCGCCCGCGGATGCCGCGATGGGCCTCGCCTCCGCCGCCGGGGTTCTGGCGGCGGCCATGATGGTGGTGGCTGGTGTCCTCGTGGACCGGCTGATCATGCGTCCGTCCCGCAAACTCGTCCGCGGCATCCGTGCCATGCTGGAGTCCCGCTCCCCGGAGCAGGGCATCGCCATGCCTCGCTACCATGCGCTCGGCAGCCTGCCGGCGGCCACCGAGGAGTTCGCCCAGGCGCTGAAGGCTTCGCGACGCGAGATCCGCCAGGCTACCGAAGCCGCCACCGCCCGCGTGGAAGAGCAGAAAACCTGGCTGGAAGTCATACTGCAGAGCCTCAGCGAGGGCGTTGTGGTCTGCAACCGCCAGCAGCAGATCCTGCTCTACAACAACGCCGCGGTGTCCATTCTCGGCCAGCCGGAAGCCATCGGCCTGGGCCGACCACTGTTCAACATTCTCTCGCGGGCACCGGTGGAACACACCCTGGAGCGCCTTGAGCGCCATCACGCCAACGGCGCGTCTGCCGCCTCGGAACTCACGGCACCCTTCGTCTGCAGCAGCCTCGACGCCGGGCAGATGCTGCACGCCCGTGTGGCGCTGATCCTGGATAACAACGGCGCGATCAGTGGTCACCTGATTACCCTGGTGGACATCTCCGACGACGTTGCCCTGCTGGCCCGGGGCGACGCCATCCGACTGGCACTGACCCGCGAGCTGCGCGGCGTCGTCGGCAACCTCCTGGCCGCGGCGGAGACGCTGCACGGCTACCCGGACATGGGCCCCGATGAACGACGCTCCTTTGATGACGTCATCCTGCGGGAAAGCGAGACCCTGAGCCGCCGCATCCAGGAACTGGGACAGGAGATCAGCGGCCAGCTGCTAGGGCGCTGGCCCATGGCGGACGTGCACGTCAGTGACCTGGCGAGCTGCGTCCAGAGGCGGCTGGAGGATACCCCGGAGCTGCAGCTGCAGCTTGTGGGCATGCCCCTGTGGCTGCACGGTGACAGCCTGTCGCTGATGCAGATGCTGGATTGCCTGGTCCGGCGGGTTCATCAGGAGACGGCAGCCAGGGAGTTCGACCTGGAGGCCCTGCTGGCGGACAAGGCCGTGTACCTGGACCTTCGCTGGCAAGGGGCCCCTTTGTCCGCCGATATCATCGAGGACTGGCTGAATACGCCCTGCGACGACGAGGCCAGCGGCCAGCGCATGCGCGAGGTGCTGGAACGCCACGACTGCGAGCCGTGGAGTCAGACCTCGCGGGAGGCCGGCCAGGCGCTCGTACGCTTACCCCTGCCGGCCCCCAACCGCCCTCAGTTCCTGCCCGAACCGGAACGGCTACCAGCCCGCCCCGAGTTCTACGACTTCGGCCTGATGCGCAAGCACGCCGGCGACGAGGAACTGGCGGCAACACCGCTACGAGAACTCTCCTTCGTGGTCTTCGACTGCGAGATGACGGGACTGGACCCCATGGGCGGCGACGAGATCATCTCCATCGCCGGCGTGCGGGTGGTCAAGCACCGGGTGCTCACAGGTGAAACGTTCGAGCGACTGGTGAACCCGGGCCGTTCCATTCCGGAGGACTCCATCCGCTTCCATGGCATTACCGAGGATCAGGTCCAGGACAAGCCTGCCATCCAGGTCGTGCTGCCACAGTTCAAGCAGTTCGTCGGCGACGCGGTGATGGTGGCCCACAACGCCGCCTTCGACATGAAGTTCATCAGTCTCAAGCAGGAAGAAAGCGGGGTCGAGTTCGACAATCCCCTGCTGGACACCCTGCTGCTGTCCCACATGCTGGACGGCGACGAGGAAGATCATTCCCTGGATGCCCTGTGCCAGCGCTACGGCATCACCGTCACGGGCCGCCACACCGCGCTGGGCGACACGCTGGCCACTGCTGAACTGCTGGTGCGGCTCATCGACCGGCTGGAGGCCAAGGGGCTGGACACCTGGGGTGAAGCCATGCGCGCATCGAACATGGCCGCGCAGATCCGGCAGCGCTCGGCCATCGTGCACGCTTCCATGTCAGGGTAA
- the fdxA gene encoding ferredoxin FdxA: protein MTYVVIDSCIKCKYTDCVEVCPVDCFHEGPNFLVIDPDECIDCTLCEPECPVEAIYSEDDLPPEKFDFLELNAELSQKWPVITEQKDPPPDADDWADVPDKLQYLER, encoded by the coding sequence ATGACCTACGTCGTCATCGACAGCTGCATCAAGTGCAAGTACACCGACTGCGTGGAAGTCTGCCCCGTGGACTGCTTCCACGAAGGACCGAATTTCCTGGTCATCGACCCGGACGAGTGCATCGATTGCACTCTCTGTGAACCGGAATGCCCGGTGGAGGCCATCTACTCGGAAGACGACCTGCCACCGGAGAAGTTCGACTTTCTGGAGCTCAACGCCGAGTTATCCCAGAAGTGGCCGGTGATCACCGAGCAGAAAGACCCGCCGCCGGACGCCGATGACTGGGCGGACGTGCCGGACAAGCTCCAGTATCTGGAGCGATAG
- a CDS encoding DUF294 nucleotidyltransferase-like domain-containing protein — protein MELFRRTAGAIMRPARVQVHRDTPCDQVARQMTELGESCAVVLDARRIRGMVRAEDLLRLPAERLSPETPVAHCLPPGPPLLVRRGMPLYQVLGLLQQQQRQQAPVVTAEGAVCGIVHERDCLGSSIEGVTGHFQHVLAGTSATTLARARERQPHLLAGLLDQGLRGHQLQEVISRLNDSIHRQAFAIARDAMEQDGWGQAPYPFALVLMGSGGRMESFLDPDQDNGLVIADYPDTEHGAVDRYFSELARRVIGLLDHSGIRLCTGNVMATNPLWRKTLTQWHQQVRGWLRSRSPQGFLHSNILLDCRGVAGDMPLARAMRGDLVAQLSGSATFVRSLTLNDSIREVGLGWFDRLITDTGESAHAGEIDLKRHGIMPIVEIARLYGLAHGLEATSTPERLNALREQGTLDADDSNALKEAHAFMAELVFRQQLSDWRAGRITGKHVAPEALNRCDREALVRSLKTSQSMVRKLSRDLAGGAEH, from the coding sequence CCTGCGCAGTGGTACTAGACGCACGCCGCATCCGGGGCATGGTCCGGGCCGAGGACCTGCTCCGTCTGCCGGCCGAGCGGCTGTCGCCGGAGACGCCCGTTGCCCATTGTCTGCCGCCGGGGCCGCCACTGCTTGTCAGGCGCGGCATGCCCCTGTATCAGGTCCTGGGGCTGCTGCAGCAGCAACAACGGCAGCAGGCGCCGGTGGTCACCGCCGAAGGTGCGGTGTGCGGCATCGTCCACGAGCGGGACTGCCTGGGCAGCAGCATCGAGGGTGTGACAGGTCACTTCCAGCACGTGCTCGCCGGCACCAGCGCCACCACACTGGCCCGGGCACGGGAGCGCCAGCCGCACCTGCTCGCCGGCCTGCTGGATCAGGGTCTGCGGGGCCATCAGCTGCAGGAAGTGATATCGCGTCTCAACGACAGCATCCACCGTCAGGCCTTTGCCATCGCACGGGATGCCATGGAACAGGATGGCTGGGGACAGGCGCCCTACCCCTTCGCCCTCGTGCTCATGGGATCCGGCGGGCGCATGGAGAGTTTTCTCGATCCCGACCAGGACAACGGCCTGGTCATCGCCGATTACCCGGACACCGAACATGGCGCCGTGGACCGGTATTTCAGCGAACTGGCGAGGCGCGTCATCGGCCTTCTGGACCACAGCGGCATCCGCCTGTGCACGGGCAACGTCATGGCCACCAATCCGTTGTGGCGCAAGACGCTCACACAGTGGCACCAGCAGGTCCGCGGCTGGCTGCGGTCGCGTTCACCCCAGGGTTTTCTTCACAGCAACATCCTGCTGGACTGTCGTGGCGTGGCCGGTGACATGCCGCTGGCCCGCGCCATGCGCGGGGACCTGGTCGCACAATTGTCGGGCTCCGCCACCTTCGTACGCTCCCTGACCCTGAACGACTCCATCCGCGAAGTCGGGCTCGGCTGGTTCGACCGGCTGATCACCGACACCGGCGAGAGCGCCCATGCAGGCGAAATCGACCTTAAGCGCCACGGCATCATGCCCATTGTCGAGATCGCCCGGCTCTATGGGCTGGCGCATGGGCTGGAAGCGACCTCCACGCCGGAGCGGCTGAATGCCCTGCGGGAACAGGGAACGCTGGACGCGGACGACAGCAATGCCCTGAAGGAAGCCCATGCATTCATGGCGGAACTGGTATTCCGCCAGCAGCTCAGTGACTGGAGGGCGGGCCGGATAACAGGGAAGCACGTGGCGCCCGAGGCGCTGAATCGGTGTGACCGGGAAGCGCTGGTGCGCAGCCTGAAGACCTCACAATCCATGGTCCGCAAACTGAGCCGCGATCTGGCGGGCGGCGCAGAGCATTAG